In Chitinophaga sp. HK235, a single window of DNA contains:
- a CDS encoding FecR domain-containing protein — translation MAPNNTNGLDYTILIKFIDGQASPAETAEVAAWLEAAPGNRELYFQVKDILDQLRVSEVTREETDQRWLQIAAQLQQSTDVATPVRRLHWLKYAAVLLVLVIAGGITAYVLTKQPGQQPLITLVSQKPTVQHIVLPDSTRIWVKPGSSLQYRNVKDGLRELWLNGSGYFEVVKNTATPFKIHTPGITVIVLGTSFTVNDDQLSTNVIVNTGMVKASAHSREMLVRPGQRVTVINNQLQMDSVNAQLFAAWKDGDYKFENTSMEEIKELLQINYGYHVEILQPQKLRNTSISGRVLITDELSLCKSLAGMLEADVRKDSNRIIIQPK, via the coding sequence ATGGCACCTAATAATACTAACGGGTTGGATTACACGATATTAATAAAGTTTATCGATGGCCAGGCCAGCCCTGCGGAAACCGCTGAGGTGGCCGCCTGGCTGGAAGCCGCTCCCGGCAACCGTGAGCTGTATTTCCAGGTCAAAGATATACTGGACCAGCTGCGTGTGTCAGAAGTGACCCGGGAAGAAACGGATCAACGCTGGCTGCAGATAGCGGCTCAACTACAGCAGTCCACAGACGTAGCTACCCCGGTACGGCGCCTGCACTGGCTGAAATACGCAGCGGTATTACTGGTGCTGGTGATCGCAGGAGGGATAACCGCCTACGTGCTGACAAAACAGCCCGGGCAGCAGCCCCTCATCACCCTGGTATCACAGAAGCCAACCGTACAGCACATTGTGCTGCCCGACAGCACCCGCATCTGGGTAAAGCCAGGCAGCTCCCTGCAGTACCGCAACGTAAAAGACGGTCTGCGTGAACTGTGGCTGAACGGCAGCGGATACTTTGAAGTAGTGAAAAATACAGCAACGCCTTTCAAAATACATACTCCCGGTATCACCGTAATAGTATTGGGAACCTCATTTACAGTGAACGATGATCAACTCAGCACCAACGTAATAGTCAACACCGGAATGGTAAAAGCCAGCGCCCACAGCCGGGAAATGCTGGTACGGCCCGGACAAAGAGTAACAGTAATCAACAACCAGCTTCAGATGGATAGCGTTAATGCACAACTGTTTGCTGCCTGGAAAGACGGTGATTATAAATTTGAAAACACCTCCATGGAGGAAATCAAAGAATTATTGCAGATCAACTACGGGTATCATGTAGAAATATTACAGCCGCAAAAACTCCGGAATACAAGCATCAGCGGCCGCGTACTGATAACAGATGAACTAAGCTTATGCAAGTCGCTGGCAGGTATGCTGGAAGCCGATGTCAGAAAAGATAGTAACCGGATCATTATTCAACCAAAATAA